TTAAACATGTGGTTTGTGTCCGGACCGCCATGTCCTGTCGCCGCTTGTGTTCCTGCCGCGTTGGCGTTCGATACCGATGACGGTGATGGCATTTTCTGGTTGTGTAGCACATTTGCATTGTGAttatggtgatggtggtgatttGGCATCTGATTATTGCCCATCTGCAATGGCGCCTgcatttgctgttgttgctgctgctgctgttgttgtgtcgCCGGATGGTGATgggcatgatgatgatgatggtggacgTTTGTTGGGGATAGCTGCGAACCGGACGGCTGTGGTGTTCCGGCCGAACCACCGGGACCCATCATACCgtgcggatgatgatggtgatggtgatgcccCGGATGACGGGATGGAAGATGGTTGCCATTGTTTGCATCTCCCATGTGTCCGTGTTGATTGAGTGCGCCATGGTTGTTCACCATGGAACCCTCCTGCCCGGGATGATTCGGTCCACCCTGTGGTTTACTGTGTAATGGTGGTGGTCCACCACCTGGAACCATCATACCCGTGCCGTGGAAATTGTTCTGACCACCCTGTATCTGGCCACCGTAGCCTACATTGGGAAACTGCCGTTGCATTCCATCCGAACCAGTTGGGGAGGATTTTTGTGATCTAAAACGATACAAATTTGGAAGTGTTTAGTTTTGGatggaaattttgcaatatgaATTTGCTTAATAAGTAGTTAAATATCAAATGATATCTACCAGCATCCACCAATCAACGCAATGAAGTGGATAATAAGTGGAATCCACAAAAAAGATGGTTTTTACCATCATTTTACATCGAACCAAATATCCCCCCTTACACCAAGGGGTTAACCAATCAATCAGTTATAGTGCGTGCATGACAATAGGTACGACATCGGTCCGTCCTGCATACGGTGGTTTCTTTTATGTGGGAACGCCGCGCACACAATTACAGGTCCCTCCACATTACAGCCATTCGGGAAAGAGGGTTCGAAAGCTCGAACGCACACATAAAAGGCACTTAAAACAAACTAACCGACCAAATTGAGACAGCGAGACAGTGGATCCATTTAATGCTATTGTCCACGGTCCTGGTCGGTGCATGGAagatggtttgtttgttggtcgGTGTGTGCATTTGGAAAATCGAATGAAATCGAACACCAGGCCCCAGGTGTTCCGGTTCATCGCTGCACTGCAACAATGCCAACCTTGTTATCCAGCAGGTTCAGCGGCATACAATCTTGTCATGGATGGATGGACACTTTCCGgcttaaacaaaaatctttaagAGTGAGTATTTTCCGATGAATTATAATATCACAAATTATGCTCTTCAAATGTTCATCCGTGTGAATTCTACTAACATATGAAGTTGTTAATTAAAACAGGGATGAGTGACGTCAATAGATCGCACGATAAGCGCGTACATCTCACTTCCCCGAGAGATCGGATCAATAAATACAAactttttgaacatttttcctttccacgcGTCTTTCGCGTTGCTTCAAAACCGTTCGTTTGTCCGAATGCGACCCAAGGAGTGCCGTTCAATGATGTTTAAATTCCAAATCATCCGGCAGGCCGTTGTGCTATTTTGAGCCGACGGACGTGCctggtaaacaaaacattatggCACGACTTCCAAATGACCAAATCTTAGACGGTCCGGCACACAGTACACGTGACCAGAAAACGTTAATAACACCTTCAACTTACACATGCTCTAATGAGGCTTTCATCGATTTCATGTAAAATGCATTGACAGAAGCATAATTTTGCACTATTTAGAATAACCAaacagtattttttaaaacagatttaGATTGTTTAGTACAAACAATCTCTTCATATTCCTCGCAAGACGCCATATTACAGGCCCATTTCGTAGAATGTCATACCGAGCTTCTTCATGGTGTAACTAATTAGATTACACAACTTGGTTGAGGATGGGAAACCGGTCCATGTTTTGGGCATGAAATGGGGTAGGAAAATCCTAACATAAGAGTTTCATTTCTTGATTGACAGGGCGATTGGTACGATTGCTCAATTACGTATCAATTACTAGGCACTTCCATACGACAGTTTGTCAAGTGCTTCCGGTGTATTCGGTTCGGGTTCATTGCGTTTCAGCCGCCTTTATGTAAGAAAGTGGCTCGCCACTGACAGCCATTTGCTAGTAGATCTGTAACGATAAGTTGTTTAATTATAGAAACAAATATAGGTATATCtattttgtttaccatttatttttactcatcaagtttgtaataaacagtgtaaaaaacataaaattgtaaaattaaaaaacaaataaaatcccaaggtaaattaaatttaaaaaactaaatatgTTAACACTCTTTTATGACAATAAAAACTATTAAACTATGTATAAATTTCACATATTAATCATCCAATAAACGCAGCATATTAAATATTGATTCAAATCATTTATCTTTAAATCGAAAGGGAAAAGCcaataaaaatgattcaatGTTGTGTGCATgttcaaacattaaaacaaacagtaaaaaagaaactaaacaacaacaaaaacacactcacacacattctACACCCTTGTCAATCGCTGTGCAGATGTGTCTTCGGCATAGGAGGCATTCGGTTGCTTAGTAGCAGgcagttttgtgtgtttgtgtgcctgGTACGGTTGGCTAAACACTGATAGGTGTCTTTGCGTTCTATTTCCGCGATTGTTACTAATGCAGAGATCTGGGACAAGCCCGGATGTACCGCAACTGCACCACTGCCCGAACAATCCGCAGGGTCTAACCCATTCATTGAAcgggagggaaaaaagatGCATCGAGTGCAGTGAAGGAAAAGTAacacagaaagaaaagaagaaaatacaagCACGATGATCATAGTAGCAACTAGcgcttgtaaaaaaaaaagtgcacgGAATGAAAACGAGTGATGGCTTTTAGGTAGAGAGGTTCTGccggaagaagaagaaaaagaaaatgcatgaTAAAATCAACCTTACTACGCtaaacgcaaacaaacggtGCATTCTTGTAAACATGCTACGCACTAAATGCCGCTCGAGATTGGTGCGTTGATTAGAATGTTACTGCTCCAGACGCTCTAAATGCATCTCCACCGTCAAACGTACATTAGGTGgaacatttttaatgtttgtttatgtcgtgtttgctctttttttttgtttactcacAATTGATTCTCATTTTCTGAAAATAAAACGTGCTAAAGAAATTATTGGTGGAGCTGatcgatagaaaaaaaaacaccaacaaacatCAGCAAGCGCTCACACAATTCAAGAGCCTTGATGATTGGTAGTGAAATCGAAATTGATACCCATCGCACAGCAAACGTATGGTGACCACGCTCCAGGCGTTGAATATGAGGTAACTAAATGCTCTGGTCTAATCCGCTTGTTTCTCTTCGCTACCGTCGCCATACACACTCACCTGTTATGATACAGCGAAGACGTTTCCGTTAGCACACTGACCGGATTGGAGAGGTTTCCGTTCGAACCTGTACCATTGGTCGATGCAGCCGTAGacatgttgctgctgttcgtgCTGTTGCCCGCTATCAGATTGCCACCGTTCATATGCGGGGCAATTGCATggcctgctgttgctgcttgtGCGCTCCCGCCAACAGCGCCTGCTTGAGCTTGATGGGAATGCATgtgatggtgctgctgttgctgctgcatgtGGTGCATATGCATTTGGTGCTGCGCCATTCCCGATGCCAactggtgttgctgctgatgctgctgctgctgctgatgtagTTGTTGATGGTGTGCATCGAAATTGTTATTAAAGTTCGTCTCTAACATCGTTCCGGCGGGCGAAATCGGTGGATAATTTCCACCCGTCGGGCCCTTCGCAGGTGGTGGCATCGCCGGAAAGCTGTTATTGTTCATTCCCGGAAAGGGAGATTGTCCACCGCCGAGCTGCTGCGGTGTTTGCATCGGTTCTTCCGGGACGGATGGTGGCACATTGGTATTGGCACGCAAATCTCCACGGCGAATCCGCGGTGGACTGGAGCTTCGAAGTGAATTCGAACGTGCTACGTTGGATGTTTTAGGCAGTACAAGTTTCCCCGGTTCGGATGCTACCGCTCCCGGTACGGTCACATTTCCTCCCGGGCCTGGTTGACCGTGGGGCCGAACGATGGTCTTGAGGTCCAGTATTTCGGTCGGTGTGATCTCGGACGGGTCGACCAAAGGCAACGGACggtttgatgatttcagtATCTGATTATTACCCACGATCGACGCCCATTGCAACGGCAGGCCGACATACCGACCTTCCCGCTTATCGAAGCCCGTATGTACACGGTGCTCAAAATTGCTCGGGAAGGAAATTTgtggctttttctttttcttcgaaaACATTTTGCTTGCTGCAGAATACGCAAATACCGCTAGAACTGGAATTTGGATTTATAAGGCAGAACCACAACACGAACTATTACCGTCGAACGGGTTTTGTGTGTcactttttcccccaaaataCGATGATACGTGCAACTGGAATGTGTGTTTGACTCGCGTTCAGTCCACTCGCATGATCGTCATAAACGTAGGAAGATCGCGCACTATACCACCTCCCTCTTTTGGCACTTCACAACATAGCAAAGACACGACGACGGCGACACACACCTTTTGCCAAATGCTCCCGGGCAAACTTGAAGTGGGACAACTGGGAGCCACCCAAAACGGGAGCAAACTAACCGAAGGGCaaataaaatgacaaaatGCGACGAAGATGCCACTCTTTGTTATTCAGATACGCGCTTCGGGGTGGCTCGCAAGTTCCAGGGCTTCTCACCCGTACAAGCTCCGGCCGCGGAGAGAGGGAACCAGGAAGCGGGTCAGagtgtgtaaatttatttacacatcGTTCCAGGCGTGTTCCGAGCGCTTCACATATTCACTACAACTCAAACGCGCACGCACGTAGCAATGCTAAACAGCGAATAGCGAAAACAAGAAACTCAAGCACGAAAGCGAAATCAACGCACAAAACTATTAAAACACGGACGAGCAGAAATCGTAAACTCTGCCTTTTTCTCTTGGATGAAAGCGTTTAAAGTCCTTTCCCAATGGACCATTCCGTAGAACGTCAGAAAAGCCTTTTGGTGCGTTTATATCATCTGGTTCAGCGTCGCGGATTGCTTTCGTGTGTGCGCCCAAGTAACATTCGAGTAACAAGCAAAGAATGAGGTGAAATGAGGTGAGTAtattaatttgtaataaaatttcgaTAAAAACCTTACCTTTGGTCTCCTTTCTTATCGACAAAATCAGATACAATCAACAAACTGTCGAGTTCATTTTTGTGAAATGGACAACCTTTCTCTGTCTTCCCTTCGGATGCTGGCTTCACACGCAGTACTGCACTACTCCGACAGTGGAATTAAAAGGAATTTCTTTAGCTATAGCGCCTATTGTACACTGTACGTTTGACTGAATTCTTAAGACAGAAGAAACGGACGCGAGAATCTCCTAAAACATCGACGCACCTTCGTGCTTTCGATTCGAACGGCATAGTAACACTCCGTGTTTGTCACCCCACAGAGTaacataatgtttttttctgggaTTTTGTTAAGCGtatgcttttattttactttgcGGTTTACTGTTGTAACAGCATGAATTTTTTGTTCCAGCATTCACTTCGTCGAAACCCTCGttatttttcatgaattttgTATCGactttgaaatttaaatgtcacatttaaaatcatCATTTCTGAGCTTTACGTATAATTAAGCGTTGCACGGAACATAGTACGATAAATTGagattttctattttaaatattgttgcgTGATACTCAAAtgcccacttggcaaaagtcgtacgacatcaAGGCTaattagccggcttattaaa
The DNA window shown above is from Anopheles funestus chromosome 3RL, idAnoFuneDA-416_04, whole genome shotgun sequence and carries:
- the LOC125771585 gene encoding serine/threonine-protein kinase PAK mbt; translated protein: MFSKKKKKPQISFPSNFEHRVHTGFDKREGRYVGLPLQWASIVGNNQILKSSNRPLPLVDPSEITPTEILDLKTIVRPHGQPGPGGNVTVPGAVASEPGKLVLPKTSNVARSNSLRSSSPPRIRRGDLRANTNVPPSVPEEPMQTPQQLGGGQSPFPGMNNNSFPAMPPPAKGPTGGNYPPISPAGTMLETNFNNNFDAHHQQLHQQQQQHQQQHQLASGMAQHQMHMHHMQQQQQHHHMHSHQAQAGAVGGSAQAATAGHAIAPHMNGGNLIAGNSTNSSNMSTAASTNGTGSNGNLSNPVSVLTETSSLYHNRSQKSSPTGSDGMQRQFPNVGYGGQIQGGQNNFHGTGMMVPGGGPPPLHSKPQGGPNHPGQEGSMVNNHGALNQHGHMGDANNGNHLPSRHPGHHHHHHHPHGMMGPGGSAGTPQPSGSQLSPTNVHHHHHHAHHHPATQQQQQQQQQQMQAPLQMGNNQMPNHHHHHNHNANVLHNQKMPSPSSVSNANAAGTQAATGHGGPDTNHMFNNNSINNAKSNSRASSSSGGNVSVAQSTSSTTQSGQSQQQPPVKTEQRLTHEQFRAALQMVVSAGDPRENLENYTKIGEGSTGTVCIATDKSTGRQVAVKQMDLRKQQRRELLFNEVVIMRDYHHPNIVETYSSFLVNDELWVVMEFLEGGALTDIVTHSRMDEEQIATVCKQCLKALSYLHSQGVIHRDIKSDSILLASDGRVKLSDFGFCAQVSQELPKRKSLVGTPYWMSPEVISRLPYGPEVDIWSLGIMVIEMIDGEPPFFNEPPLQAMRRIRDMPPPKLKNSHKVSSRLQNFLDRMLVRDPVQRATASELLAHPFLRQAGPPSLLVPLMRGARHSNC